Genomic DNA from Alicyclobacillus fastidiosus:
GGAGTTTTGAAGGAAGTACAGCCGCTCACCGAGCTCCGGTGTCGCTGCCACGACTAGGCCAGCGAGCACGTCGTTGTGCCCACCGAGGTACTTGGTAGCAGAATGGACGACGATATCTGCGCCGTGATCGATCGGGCGTTGTAAAAACGGCGTCATAAACGTGTTGTCGACAATCGTCAACCATCCCCGCGCCTGCGCAAGGGCCGAACAGGTGGCGAGGTCGGTGATCTGCATCATCGGATTGGTCGGGGTCTCGATGAACAGCGCCTTCGTCGAGTCGGTGGCCACCGCCTGAATGTCCTCGAGGTTGCCCGTGTGTACGTAACTTGCGGTGATGCCAATCGGGCGAAGAATTTGCTCCAACACGCGATAAGTTCCGCCGTACAGGTCGTTCGAAACAATCAAGTGGTCTCCTGGTTTAAACAGGTTGAGCACCGTATGTACGGCTGCCATGCCCGACGCAAACGCCAAGCCTCGCGCTCCACCCTCCAAGTCCGCGATAGCGTCCTCTAGTAGCTTACGCGTTGGATTGAGGGTTCTCGTGTAGTCAAAACCAGTACTTTCGCCAAGGGACGGGTGTGCAAAAGTAGTCGACTGATGGATAGGAGCGGAAATCGCCCCCGTTGTCGAGTCGGCACCATTCCCAATTTGTGCAAGTCGTGTCTCTATTTTCATGTCCCGTTTCCTCCACTCTTCGGTATAATAGCGGCGGTTATCGATCCGCCATCCAATTCGTCTATCTATCACGCAACAGTCCGTTGCTGAAAAGTTAAGCAAACTGTACAAATGTCTGACGGTTCCGTCAAGGCTTTACGAGTCATGGATTGAGGGGTAGAGTGTGTGAGTAATCGCGCAAGTCGCGATGTAAGCACCTTATGAGAATTCGCGTTGTAGGAGAGT
This window encodes:
- a CDS encoding aminotransferase class I/II-fold pyridoxal phosphate-dependent enzyme gives rise to the protein MKIETRLAQIGNGADSTTGAISAPIHQSTTFAHPSLGESTGFDYTRTLNPTRKLLEDAIADLEGGARGLAFASGMAAVHTVLNLFKPGDHLIVSNDLYGGTYRVLEQILRPIGITASYVHTGNLEDIQAVATDSTKALFIETPTNPMMQITDLATCSALAQARGWLTIVDNTFMTPFLQRPIDHGADIVVHSATKYLGGHNDVLAGLVVAATPELGERLYFLQNSIGAVLGPHDAWLLMRGMKTLALRMERHMQNAYAIAGWLDARDDIPRVYYPGLDHHEGRAVCARQASGFGGMVSFDVLDSRMVPYILEHLELITFAESLGGVESLMTYPARQTHFDIPEEVRNAIGVTDRLLRLSVGIEHIGDLIDDLAAALDYASDRVLAHARS